AAGAAGCCAATGATAGCTTCCCTGCTGGGCAGCACATTGGAGTTTAGACGCGACCGATTCGAGCCGTTGTTGCTTGAGGTTGTGAGAGCAGGTATTGTCTACCGGCAGTCGCAAGGCAACCCCGTTACGCCTGGACAGATTGACTGTCTTAACGGCTTGGTTCTCGAAGTCGGCTTCAAGTTCCCAGACCTGTGGGACCCTGGCCTGAAGGCGTCACTAGGAGCGGATGGGATGACCCGTGCCAGGGAGCATGTCGAGCAAGAACAAGCGCAGGAGAAGCTTCGAGCCGCGGATCTGGGCGAACGCAGTCGCGAGATGTACGCGCTCAAGGAGCAGTTTCTCGCTTTGCATTCGGAACCGAATCGCCAGCAGGCGGGTTTGTACTTCGAGAAGATTCTGAATCGGATGTTCGATCTCAAGCAACTCTCGCCGCGAGCGCCGTTTGGCGTCAGGGGTGAGCAGATAGACGGTTCATTCGTACTCGACAGCGAGGTATACCTGCTTGAAGCGAAGTGGGAACGGGAGCCGTCAAGCGAAGCCGGTCTCCTCGTGTTTCGCGGCAAGATCGAAGGCAAATCCAAATACACTCGCGGAGTCTTTATCTCGGTGAACGGCATAACGCGAGAGGCTGAGGATGCCATTACACGAGGGAAGCAACCTTGCTTCTTCGTTATGAACGGATATGACGTCACGATGCTGCTCCAAGGAGATGTGCAGCTTGTCGATTTCCTTCGTCAACGGCAGCGAATCCTGGCGGAAGAGGGCCGAATAACCGTTCCGTTCCAGGAGCTTCGGTTCTGAGTTGGCACCGAATACGAGATCGGCGGGCAGTCCAGGGAGGATAGCAGGAACAGGATGTGACCAGTTCCAGTTCTGGGCCCTCGGCTTGGTTGGCGCGCGCCCGGTCGAGCAGAAGAAGGGCAGCGACAAAGGGATTGACGGTCGCATCTACTTCCACGACGAAGGCGAAGGCGCCAAGACCAAGCAGGTCATCCTCCAGGTGAAAGCCGGTCACATCACCTCGGCGCACGTGCGCGACCTGCGCGGCGTGGTCGAGCGCGAGGCCGCGGAGATGGGCGTGCTCATTACGATGCAGGAGCCGACCCAGCCCATGCGCGCGGAGGCGGCAGGCGCGGGGTTCTATCGCTCCCCCGGCTGGAATGAGGACTACCGGAAGCTGCAAGTCCTGACGGTGAATGAGATGCTGCACGGCACGGGCATTGAGATGCCGCCGCTGCGCCAGGTCAACCGCACCTTCAAGAAAGCGCCGAGCGCGCGTGGAAAACGAAGACCGCGCCGCGACCAGGACCTGCCGATGGGCGGGTGAAAGGGGGCGGGTCGCTCTCTTTCAGTCGTCGGCATGACCCGATGTCATATTCAATGAGGGGTGTTCAGGATGGCCGCCGCGGGGCCTTGCACCGTCGAGAACGCGACTTCTATAGGAAGTCGCGCCCACGACGGCGGACCGGGAGCGCGCGGCCCAAGTGTGGCACAGGCGCCCTCGCCTGTGATTCGGGCGAAAGGGACATCATGCGAATCGTCAAGTGGCTGGTAGTGGTGACATTGGTGGTTGCCGGTATGCTCGTGGTAGGTTGCCAGAAGAAAGCGGCGACGCCGCCGGCCCCGGTCGCGCCCGCGCCGACCGCGGCCGCGCCGGCGCCCACGGGCGACATCCACGCCGCCGCCGCCGCCGGCGATGTGGCGCTGGTCGAAAGGCTGGTGGGGGCCAACCCGGCCCTGGTGCGCGCCACGAGTGAGAATGGCCGGACGCCGCTGCACGACGCGGCGGCGGAAGGCAGGACCGCGGTCATCAAGCTGCTGCTGTCGAGAGGGGCGAGCGTCAACGCCCGCGACCGGGACCGCGCGACGCCTATGTACTGGGCTGCCATTCGCGGGCAGGCCGAGGCGGTGCGGATGCTGGTGCGCGCTGGGGCCGGCGTCAACGTCGCCAACGACCGCGGCGACACGCCGCTGCACGCGGCCGCAGGCGCGGGTCAGGCCGAGGTCGTGCGCGCTCTGCTCGATGCGAAGGCCAGCCTGACCGCGAAGAACAAGTCGGGCTCGACGCCGCTGCAGATGGCGAAAGCCTTCGGGCGGGGGGAGGTTGCGGCCATCCTGGCGCGCGGCACCTCCGCCCCCGAGTGGCTGCGGGCGTGGGTGCAGAGGGAGACCCAACGCCCCGGGGTCGAGCGCATAGAGGTGAGATCCGACACGGTGGTGGTGGTGCGCCTGCGGCCCGGCGCGGTCAGCCCGCAGGTGGGCGCCGAAATGCAATTCGCGGCGGCGTCCCTGTGGTTCGCGGCCCCGCCCGACTATGACCCCAAGGCACCCTTCGAAGTGCAGGTGATGGTGGAGGGAGCGCTCAAGGGCACCGCGCGGGCCTGGCGCGACCACACCGAATGGCAGCCACAGTGACCTCCGAGCGGGCCGTGGTCGCGGCCGGTGGGGATGCGCGAGCCGACTCCTGCCCCTTCCAACTCGTGCTTGGTAGCGAAGTGGCTGGGCTGCTTCGCAGAGCAGCAGGGGATGATAAAGGTGGGGGTGGAACGCCGTCGGCCCACACCCTCACCCGGCCCGGCGGGGAGACGATCAGGATCGCCAAGTGTTAGCCGCCTTCGTCGTCGCGCGCATAGCCGTTGACGCGCTGATCGCGCGGTTCGTGCTGGGCGTGTGCAGCCGCGCTTTCCGGCGTGCGTTGGGCGCGATCCTCGTTGCCGACGTCGTGGTCGCGCTCATCGCCTCGCTTCTCATCTACTGGATGGCGAACAGAAGCGCCGGCTCGGCCACCCACCGGCTGTCCGCCACGCTCGGGGCCGGGGCAGTGATGCTGCTGATGATACTGCTGGTGTGGGAGGGCGCGATCTGGTTGGCGCTGCGGCCGTCGCCGCCCTCGCGGTGCCGCGTGGGCGCGGCAGCTGCCCTGCTGCTGCTGGCCGGCCTGGGTCCGATCACCGCCGCGGGGACGGTTCAGGACCGGCTGAACTTGCCGGCGCGGGTCACCAATTGGCAGGTTCCGGTGCGCGGGCTGCCGCCGGCCTTCGACGGCCTGCGGGTTTGCTGTATTGGAGATGTGCACCTTCACCGCGGAGACGGCAGCACGGCAATGCGCGCCAGGCTTCGCCCCCTTGCCCGCCTCCGTCCTGATCTGATTCTCTTTGTGGGCGACTACGCGACCGGTGATGCCCGCTACGAAGCGCAGGCGGCGCAGGTGATCGCCGAGCAGAGGGCGCCGCTCGGTGTGTACGCGGTGCTGGGGAACCACGATCGGTGGATCGGTGAGGCGGATTCCCTGCGGGCGCTGCGCGGAGCGAGGGTCCGGGTGCTGGTCAATGAGAGCATCGCGCTCAAGCGCGGCGGGGAGGCGCTCTACGTGGCGGGCGTGAATGATCCCTACACTGGCGGGGACGACCTCGACGCCGCGCTCTCCGGGGCGCCCGCGAAATCGTGCGTCATCCTCCTGGCGCACTCGCCCGACATCATCGCGCAGGCGCGGGGGCGCGTGGCGCTGGTGCTGGCGGGGCACACGCACGGGGGCCAGATCAACCTGCCCCTGATGGGCCCGCCGGTAGTGCTGTCGCGCTACGGCAACCGCTACGCGCACGGGCTATTCCGCGAGGGCACGACCGCGATGTTCGTGACGCGCGGGGCCGGCGAAATCTTCCCCAACGTGCGCTTCAACTGCCCGCGCGAGATCGCCCTGCTCACCCTGCGGCGCGCCGCAGCACCCACAGGGTCATCTCCGGCGGGCAGCAATAGCGAACGCTCAGTCGCGTCGTCCCGATCCCGGCGGTCACGATAAGCGTGGTGCCATCGAGCCGGACTACGCCGGGGCTACTTGTCCGCCCATGGCGGAGCAATCCTCGCCCTACAGCGGCGTGCGACAGGTTCCGCGCCCCGGCTGCAGAACGCCGTTACTCGACTCTGCCCGGGGAAGTGATCGTCATGCGCCGCATCCTGTTCTTGGACGACAAAGACCTCCAGCACGTGCACAACCTGCGCCGCACGGTGCATCAGCCGCAGCGCCACCCGGCCAACCCGGTGGTGCGCGCCGATCGCCCGTGGGAGAACATGGTGTCGGTGTACGGCACCACCCTCTACGACGAAGCCGTGGGCAAGTTCCGCATGTGGCACCTGGCGGGCTGCCCCGGCGACGGCGAGTTCACCGACCACGCCACCGGCACGCGCCATGCGCTGCCGCAAACCACCCGCGTGGGCTACGCTGAATCGCCCGACGGCGTCAACTGGCACAAGCCTGAGCTGGGGCAGTTTGAGTTCCGCGGCAGCCGCGCCAACAATATCCTGGCCCTGGGGCGCCAGAACGCCGAGGGCATATCGGTGCTGGTGGACGAGGGCGAGCCCGACCCCGCGCGCCGCTACAAGGCGCTGTTCTGGGATCACGCCACCGGCGGCGCGCATGTGCACCCCGAGCTGAAACGGGTGCTGTGGCAGGAGACGCCTGACGACGGCGCCTTCCTGGCGTGGTCGGCGGACGGTATCCACTGGACGCACGCGCCGCGCAACCCGGTGATCCGCGCGTACATGGACACCAACCAGAACCTGCTGTGGGACCCGGCGCTGGAGCGCTACGTAGCCTTCAGCCGCTTCGGCTTCGGGCGCAAGATCGCGCGCAGCGAGAGCGAGGATTTCCTGCACTGGACGCCGCCGCAGCTGGTGCTGGAGTGCGATGAGCGCGACGGCGAGGGCACGCAGTTCTACGGCGCCGGCATTGACCTCTACGAGGGGCTGTACGTGGGCATGCTGTGGGTCTATCGCGAGGGCGGCGACGGCTGCATAGACACCCAGCTCGGCGTCAGCCGCAACGGCGTTGACTGGGAGCGCGTGGCCGAGCGCCAGGTCTTCTTGCCCCTGGGGGAGCCGGGCTCGTGGGAGGACGGCATGGCGCGCTGCGCCGAGCGCATTATCCGTCGCGATGAGCGGCTCTACATCTACTACGACGGCGTCAACGGCCCGCACTCCGGCCCCAAGTTCCCCCATGAGTCCATCGTGCGCAAGCACAAGCCGGCCATCGGCCTGGCGACCCTGCGCCGCGACGGCTTCGTTTCCCTCGACGCCGGGGACGAGCCGGGCCTGCTGGTGACGCAGCCCTTTGCGCTGCCCTCCGGGCCGCTGCACCTCAACCTGGATGCCGCCGGCGGCCTGTGCACCGCCGCGCTGTGCGAGGAAGAGGGGCATCCCCTCCCCGGCTGCGAGCAATCGCTGCCGGTCACCGGCGATGCCCTCGATGCCGCGGTGGTCTGGCCGCAGCCCGCGTCCGCGCCCGTGGGACGCAACGTGACGCTGCGCATAACGCTCCAGCGCGCCTCGCTCTACGCGTACTGGTTCGAGTGAGGCCAGACCGGGGGCATACCGCCCGGAGAGTGGGCGGGAGCGGCGGCGCGACCGCCCGCGCGAGATCGCCCTGCTCACCCTGCGGCGCGCCGCAGCACCCACAGGGTCATCTCCGGCGGGCAGCAGAAGCGAACGGCCAGTCGCGTCGTCCCGATGCCGGCGGTCACGATGAGCGTCGTTCCATCGAGCCGGAACACCCCTTGGCTCAGCTTGCGCACCAGCCGCGAGCGCGTGACCAGCGCCCCGACCCCCGGCAGGCGTACCTGGCCGCCGTGGGTGTGGCCGGCAAAGATGAGGTCCGCCTGCAATGCCTGTGGGCGCCGCACGACGTCCGGGCTGTGCGCCAGCAGCAGCTTGAACGCCTCCGGCCGCGCCGGCGCCAGGGCCCGCGCGGGGTCGTCGCGGTAACGGTGCGGATCATCCACCCCGGCGACCCAGAAGTCGCCGTTCGCGTCGTCCAGCGGTTGGCCGCGGTTCAGCAGCAAGGCGCCCCCGGTTGCGGGCCAGCGCGGGAGGTGATGCTTGAAGCGATCCGCCCAGTGATCGGCGTTGCCGGGGACGATGAAGGTCGGCCAGCGCGCCGCCAGTTGCTCGAGCAGGCTGTGGGCCAGGGGCAGGCCGCGCGGCCCCGAGACGAGGTCGCCGGTCACCAGCACGAGGTGCGGTTGGGCCGCTTCGGCGCGGGCGATGACTGCGGCGCGGCAGTCGCGGCGCGGGTGCAGGTGAGGATCGGAAACATGCAGCACCCGCAGGCCGTCATAACGCCGCGGCAACCGCGGCAGGGTGATGTCGCGCTGCAGGCAGCGAATGGCCGAAGGGGCGGCGGCCCTCCTGCCGAGAAGCCA
This DNA window, taken from Armatimonadota bacterium, encodes the following:
- a CDS encoding restriction endonuclease, with the protein product MVGARPVEQKKGSDKGIDGRIYFHDEGEGAKTKQVILQVKAGHITSAHVRDLRGVVEREAAEMGVLITMQEPTQPMRAEAAGAGFYRSPGWNEDYRKLQVLTVNEMLHGTGIEMPPLRQVNRTFKKAPSARGKRRPRRDQDLPMGG
- a CDS encoding ankyrin repeat domain-containing protein gives rise to the protein MRIVKWLVVVTLVVAGMLVVGCQKKAATPPAPVAPAPTAAAPAPTGDIHAAAAAGDVALVERLVGANPALVRATSENGRTPLHDAAAEGRTAVIKLLLSRGASVNARDRDRATPMYWAAIRGQAEAVRMLVRAGAGVNVANDRGDTPLHAAAGAGQAEVVRALLDAKASLTAKNKSGSTPLQMAKAFGRGEVAAILARGTSAPEWLRAWVQRETQRPGVERIEVRSDTVVVVRLRPGAVSPQVGAEMQFAAASLWFAAPPDYDPKAPFEVQVMVEGALKGTARAWRDHTEWQPQ
- a CDS encoding metallophosphoesterase; this encodes MLAAFVVARIAVDALIARFVLGVCSRAFRRALGAILVADVVVALIASLLIYWMANRSAGSATHRLSATLGAGAVMLLMILLVWEGAIWLALRPSPPSRCRVGAAAALLLLAGLGPITAAGTVQDRLNLPARVTNWQVPVRGLPPAFDGLRVCCIGDVHLHRGDGSTAMRARLRPLARLRPDLILFVGDYATGDARYEAQAAQVIAEQRAPLGVYAVLGNHDRWIGEADSLRALRGARVRVLVNESIALKRGGEALYVAGVNDPYTGGDDLDAALSGAPAKSCVILLAHSPDIIAQARGRVALVLAGHTHGGQINLPLMGPPVVLSRYGNRYAHGLFREGTTAMFVTRGAGEIFPNVRFNCPREIALLTLRRAAAPTGSSPAGSNSERSVASSRSRRSR
- a CDS encoding metallophosphoesterase, whose amino-acid sequence is MTYYYAVAALIAGAVILWLLGRRAAAPSAIRCLQRDITLPRLPRRYDGLRVLHVSDPHLHPRRDCRAAVIARAEAAQPHLVLVTGDLVSGPRGLPLAHSLLEQLAARWPTFIVPGNADHWADRFKHHLPRWPATGGALLLNRGQPLDDANGDFWVAGVDDPHRYRDDPARALAPARPEAFKLLLAHSPDVVRRPQALQADLIFAGHTHGGQVRLPGVGALVTRSRLVRKLSQGVFRLDGTTLIVTAGIGTTRLAVRFCCPPEMTLWVLRRAAG